TTTTCCAATTATTTGCTTTTCGAATTATCTTATATCAATGAACCTAATAACCTGGAAGATATTATTAGTGAAATTAGAGAAAAGGGATATTTTCCGGTATTGGCACATCCAGAAAGATATGTTTATTTCCATAATTCCACAGATCGTTACGAGGAGATAAAGAAGTTTGGATGCTATTTTCAGCTTAATACAATATCTCTGACAGGCTATTATGGTAAGGGCATAAAAAAGGCTGCGGAGAAACTGGTTTCCTTAGGCTTAATTGACTTTTTAGGTTCTGATGCTCATCACCTAAAGCATCTGGAAGCTTTGGAAAAAAGCTTGTCCTTAAAGCCAATGGAAGAGCTTTTAAAAAATATAAGCCTAAACTCAACTCTATAACTATTCGTATCTCAAAGCTTCTACAGGGTCTAATTTGGCAGCCTTGGAAGCAGGAATAAATCCCGAGAGTAATCCGGTAATAATACAAGCAGTTAAACCCAGGAATATCCAGGCCCAGGGGATTAAAAATGAGGCACCCATTGTAATCGCCAAAATATTTCCAATAAGAATTCCCATAAAAATCCCGCAAAATCCGCCGATAAGACAAATCATAATGGCTTCATATAAAAATTGTCTCCTGATAATTTCAGGTGTAGCGCCAATAGCTTTCCTTACGCCGATTTCCCGGGTTCTTTCCGTAACAGAAACAAGCATGATGTTCATTAGAGCTACTGCGGCGCCCGCTAAAGTAATAAAGCCTATAGCAATACCTGCATATTGAACAAATTTCAGGTTTTCGAACAATGTTTGAGCTAAAGAGTCACTCTTGGTAATTTCGAAATTGTCGGGTTTACTAATTTCAACCTTCCTTATATTACGAAACAAAGCTGTAGATTCACCAATAGCGTATTCCATTTGACTCGGATTGTTCAACATTACAGAAATGGTATAAGTCGGGTTAGTGCTTCTGTTTATTTGCCTGGCTTTAAATAATGGGATCACACAAAGTCTGTCGCCTCCAAAACCCGAGCTGGAGCCCTTTTTGTCAAAAACGCCAATAATTCTGAACTTATCATTTCCTATGGTAATAACCTTCTCTAACGGATTTTCAGTTGGAAATAAGTTGTTTTTTACTTCCTGACCAATAATGATAACGTTGATGCCCAGTTCCATCTCATCTTTGGAGAAATTTCTGCCAGATGCCAATTTATATCCACCAGTATATAAATAGGCGTCATCAGCACCTAATACAGAAATATTGGGATTGGTTTTCTTGCCTTCATATTTGGCGGTAGAACCTCGGGAAGCAAAAGTATTTACGGAAACCAAAGCGGTAGACATACTGAAACGCTTTTTAAATTCCACTGCTTCGCGATAGGTGATAACTGGCCATACTTTGGGTTTAACACCACCTGCACCTATTCTTATTCCTGTTCCTCTGTTACGTATAGTAAAAGAGTTGGCGCCCATATTTGAAAATGTACTGTTTAAAGAACCTTTTATGGCATCGATAGATGTCAGGATTCCAACTAAAGCCATTAACCCTATAGCAATGATCAAGGCTGTAAGAAAAGTCCTGAGCTTATTGCCTTTTATTGATTGTATCGCAATTCTAATGTTTTCTCTGGCATCCATCAGTTTTAAATAGACCTTATCTTCTAAAGACTAATATAAGTGGTTTTTGTTACGGATGTATGTAGGAATAATTTTAAGATGTTCTAAACAAAACAAAAAAGGCGAGGAGAGCCTCGCCTTTTTAATATTTTCAGTAACAAACTTAAACCGAAAAGCTAGTGCCACAGCCGCAAGTGCTTGCAGCATTAGGGTTATTAAAAACAAACCCACGAGCGTTTAAGCCTTGTTGAAAATCAACTTCCATTCCCGCTAAATAAAGCCCATGAGCTTTATGCATGAAAATTCTGATGCCATCTATATCGTATTCAGTATCGCCATCTTTTTGTTGGTCGAACCCAAGGACATAATTCATTCCCGAGCAACCACCGCCTTCAACACCAATGC
This genomic interval from Pseudopedobacter saltans DSM 12145 contains the following:
- a CDS encoding tyrosine-protein phosphatase, which produces MHSHILPGIDDGAKNIEESIVLIEKLKVLGYHKLIATPHVMGDYFRNTPEKIKKTLDLLREEVSKRNIKIDIEAAAEYYLDEFFEHNLQQNNVLTFSNYLLFELSYINEPNNLEDIISEIREKGYFPVLAHPERYVYFHNSTDRYEEIKKFGCYFQLNTISLTGYYGKGIKKAAEKLVSLGLIDFLGSDAHHLKHLEALEKSLSLKPMEELLKNISLNSTL
- a CDS encoding ABC transporter permease, yielding MDARENIRIAIQSIKGNKLRTFLTALIIAIGLMALVGILTSIDAIKGSLNSTFSNMGANSFTIRNRGTGIRIGAGGVKPKVWPVITYREAVEFKKRFSMSTALVSVNTFASRGSTAKYEGKKTNPNISVLGADDAYLYTGGYKLASGRNFSKDEMELGINVIIIGQEVKNNLFPTENPLEKVITIGNDKFRIIGVFDKKGSSSGFGGDRLCVIPLFKARQINRSTNPTYTISVMLNNPSQMEYAIGESTALFRNIRKVEISKPDNFEITKSDSLAQTLFENLKFVQYAGIAIGFITLAGAAVALMNIMLVSVTERTREIGVRKAIGATPEIIRRQFLYEAIMICLIGGFCGIFMGILIGNILAITMGASFLIPWAWIFLGLTACIITGLLSGFIPASKAAKLDPVEALRYE
- a CDS encoding HesB/IscA family protein, which translates into the protein MSTGSTTAVAPISLTDGAKKEVKKLMSQQELGPDFGLRIGVEGGGCSGMNYVLGFDQQKDGDTEYDIDGIRIFMHKAHGLYLAGMEVDFQQGLNARGFVFNNPNAASTCGCGTSFSV